A genomic window from Winogradskyella sp. J14-2 includes:
- a CDS encoding patatin-like phospholipase family protein translates to MAEHQFQPLEHIGLCFSGGGYRATFFALGVVSYLDHLVYKDQSLLKSVKAMSTVSGGTLLGVGLAKAMQKDDYDFKTFFKSFYNTFTPKNDKLLETAIAKLENDAIWKANPHKKRSLINAFALTYAEMPIFSGDFEYFHKNSIKRLEQVCFNATDFSFGLTYRFQNQGFFGNSPLYKDNRKQVDALRNKVQLGDVIASSSCFPLGFEPLVFPDDYFKDQNAQDYKNLKGLDLYIKGVGIMDGGIADNQGIGSMMKINDRMKGKLDLIMVNDVGSYKMEPWQQDTSEIGKTSTVQKAVNKVLQYFTIKPMYWITLVVGLIIVIANSYFECEGKAWTALYIVGGIITGIGLIMTVLGLLAATIKGFALSKLRHLFKKNIPEPLLDDILTFQKLDITLVQRMLTERATSAIKMINDVFLKQMRRLNYDLFYSKSSLNHKRLTTTVYKLNGQQTPYTKGKYNEAIKPKPSKSLKRVGLTASETPTTLWWDKTDVEKNRMDTLIACGQFTTCYELMDYILSLKAEESSGVTDFTALDKLYEALEKDWKTFNKNPLWLTEQLK, encoded by the coding sequence ATCCTTACTAAAATCCGTAAAAGCAATGAGCACGGTTAGTGGTGGAACTTTACTGGGAGTAGGCTTAGCAAAAGCAATGCAAAAAGACGATTATGATTTTAAAACATTCTTTAAGTCATTCTATAATACGTTTACACCCAAAAACGATAAACTATTAGAAACAGCGATTGCTAAGCTTGAAAATGATGCCATCTGGAAAGCCAATCCGCATAAAAAGCGATCACTAATTAATGCCTTTGCGCTAACCTATGCCGAAATGCCAATATTTTCTGGTGATTTTGAATATTTCCATAAGAACTCTATAAAAAGGTTAGAGCAGGTTTGCTTTAACGCTACGGACTTTTCGTTCGGATTGACCTATCGCTTTCAAAATCAAGGCTTTTTTGGTAACAGTCCGTTATATAAAGACAATAGAAAGCAAGTAGATGCGCTACGCAACAAGGTGCAGCTAGGCGATGTTATAGCATCGTCCTCATGTTTTCCATTGGGTTTTGAACCGTTGGTTTTTCCTGATGATTATTTTAAAGATCAAAATGCGCAAGACTACAAAAACCTAAAAGGTTTAGACCTCTATATCAAAGGAGTAGGAATTATGGATGGTGGTATTGCCGATAATCAAGGTATTGGGAGCATGATGAAAATCAATGATCGTATGAAAGGCAAATTAGATCTTATTATGGTGAATGATGTAGGCAGCTATAAAATGGAACCTTGGCAACAAGATACTTCGGAAATAGGAAAAACATCTACAGTCCAAAAGGCCGTAAATAAGGTATTGCAATATTTTACAATTAAACCTATGTATTGGATAACCTTAGTCGTAGGTCTCATTATTGTTATCGCTAATTCGTATTTTGAATGTGAAGGTAAAGCCTGGACTGCACTTTATATTGTTGGTGGTATTATTACGGGAATTGGACTCATCATGACTGTTTTAGGGCTTTTAGCAGCAACAATTAAAGGGTTTGCACTCAGTAAACTTAGACATCTCTTTAAAAAAAACATACCTGAACCCTTGTTGGATGATATTCTAACTTTTCAGAAATTGGATATTACCTTGGTACAGCGTATGCTTACTGAGCGAGCAACTTCGGCCATAAAAATGATAAATGATGTATTCTTAAAACAGATGCGTCGTCTCAACTATGATTTATTCTATTCAAAATCTAGCTTAAACCATAAGCGATTAACCACTACGGTGTATAAACTAAACGGACAACAAACGCCTTACACCAAAGGAAAGTATAACGAAGCCATTAAGCCCAAACCTTCAAAAAGTCTAAAAAGGGTTGGTCTTACAGCATCTGAAACACCAACCACTTTATGGTGGGATAAAACCGATGTTGAGAAAAATAGAATGGATACGCTCATTGCTTGTGGTCAATTCACAACCTGCTATGAATTAATGGATTATATACTATCACTTAAAGCAGAAGAGAGTAGTGGTGTCACCGATTTTACTGCGCTCGATAAACTCTATGAGGCTTTAGAAAAGGATTGGAAAACCTTTAACAAAAATCCATTATGGCTTACTGAGCAATTAAAATAA
- a CDS encoding 5' nucleotidase, NT5C type: MLTIFVDMDDVLADTYGKHIELYNEEHNQELSLAHIESGEVWQNVPEIHQESIWQHAHKKGFFRDLKPIKDSIQVMEALCNKHDVYIATAATQFPNSLKEKSDWLDEHMPFITWQHRIMCGHKFILHGDLLIDDRSYNLERFAGDTLLFNSPHNQHETDYTSVYNWLEVAQRLL, translated from the coding sequence ATGCTCACAATATTTGTAGATATGGACGATGTACTTGCCGACACCTACGGTAAGCACATAGAATTATACAACGAAGAACACAACCAAGAACTCTCTCTAGCCCATATAGAATCTGGCGAAGTTTGGCAAAATGTCCCAGAGATTCATCAAGAAAGTATATGGCAACATGCACACAAAAAAGGATTTTTTAGAGACCTAAAACCTATTAAGGATAGTATTCAGGTTATGGAAGCCCTTTGCAATAAGCACGATGTTTATATAGCCACGGCTGCCACCCAATTCCCCAACTCATTAAAGGAAAAAAGCGATTGGTTAGATGAGCATATGCCTTTTATAACCTGGCAACATCGCATTATGTGTGGCCATAAGTTTATTCTTCATGGTGATTTGCTTATAGATGATCGTAGTTACAACTTAGAGCGTTTTGCTGGCGATACCTTATTGTTTAATTCACCACACAACCAGCACGAAACGGATTACACAAGTGTTTACAATTGGTTGGAAGTTGCTCAACGTTTGTTGTAG
- a CDS encoding peptidylprolyl isomerase: MSTVKENDVVKVHYTGKLSNGQVFDSSLEREPLQVELGKGQFIPGFEQGLIDMEVNEKKTITIDKQDAYGEINDALFQMVKKEQLPPDLKPEVGMGLVGSSADGKQQQFRVAKIEDEHIIVDANHPLAGQDLTFELEVIDIL, translated from the coding sequence ATGAGTACAGTAAAAGAAAATGATGTGGTAAAAGTTCATTATACAGGAAAACTAAGCAATGGACAAGTTTTTGACAGTTCTTTAGAGCGCGAACCTTTACAAGTAGAGCTTGGTAAAGGTCAATTTATTCCTGGTTTTGAACAAGGGCTTATTGATATGGAAGTAAACGAAAAGAAAACCATTACCATAGATAAACAAGATGCCTACGGTGAGATTAATGATGCTTTATTTCAAATGGTTAAAAAAGAACAATTACCACCAGATTTAAAACCAGAAGTCGGTATGGGTTTGGTAGGATCTAGTGCAGACGGTAAACAACAACAGTTTAGGGTTGCTAAAATTGAAGATGAGCATATCATTGTAGACGCTAACCATCCGTTGGCAGGACAAGATTTAACCTTTGAACTAGAGGTTATAGATATCTTATAA
- a CDS encoding ThiF family adenylyltransferase, with the protein MKYSIAMTENVNRIFFEHLIREDGQEDLCFAFYKLSTGKSRQTGVINEVILPEFEDRNVHGNVSFNSVYFDKVTSYALANNLGICFIHSHPYPGWQGMSFDDIEAEKMLAPRVKAVTGLPLIGMTIGTDNYWSARFWIKEAPNTYERYWCESVRIVGKSLKSYFCNKILPESDFGEEFKRTISSWGDSKQQEISRLKIGIVGLGSVGSIVAEALLRTGVKNLTFIDFDLVELKNLDRLLAVNRVDVGKYKVDVLKERLLNTELISDLSINAVPYSITEKEGQEAALDCDILFSCVDMPLPRYTLDCLSFANLIPVIDGGIDTNPKEDLSNLDQSRWKAHTIGPDRICMQCLGQYKPEDASLELSGELDNPNYIKGLPKNHFVNRGENVFGFSLSLAGMEIQQFLSLILKPRGIYYGPKEMDFNTGNIDFDFDNECKQDCSISQGLLGSADETNKSLIMNHLAAENSRIKHENSILNKKNRGFYSFLKESINSLFSF; encoded by the coding sequence ATGAAATATAGCATAGCAATGACAGAAAATGTCAATAGGATATTTTTTGAACACCTCATTAGAGAGGATGGTCAAGAAGATTTATGTTTTGCATTTTATAAATTATCTACTGGAAAGTCAAGACAAACAGGTGTTATCAATGAAGTAATATTACCTGAGTTTGAAGATAGAAATGTACATGGAAATGTTAGTTTTAACTCTGTCTATTTTGACAAGGTTACCTCTTATGCATTAGCTAATAATTTAGGAATTTGTTTTATTCATAGTCATCCATATCCTGGCTGGCAAGGAATGAGTTTCGATGATATAGAAGCTGAGAAAATGTTAGCACCAAGGGTTAAGGCAGTTACTGGTTTACCACTGATTGGAATGACAATAGGAACTGATAACTATTGGAGCGCACGCTTTTGGATTAAGGAAGCTCCAAATACTTATGAAAGATATTGGTGTGAATCAGTAAGAATAGTAGGGAAGTCCCTAAAATCATATTTCTGCAACAAAATTTTACCAGAATCCGATTTCGGAGAAGAATTTAAACGCACAATTTCATCTTGGGGAGATTCAAAACAACAAGAAATTTCTAGATTAAAAATAGGAATAGTTGGTTTAGGTAGTGTTGGTTCCATAGTTGCTGAAGCTCTTTTAAGGACTGGTGTAAAAAACTTAACCTTTATAGATTTTGATTTAGTTGAATTGAAAAATTTAGATAGATTATTAGCAGTAAATAGAGTAGATGTAGGCAAGTATAAAGTAGATGTTCTGAAAGAGCGTCTTTTAAATACTGAGCTTATTTCAGATTTAAGTATTAATGCAGTACCATATAGTATTACTGAAAAAGAAGGACAAGAGGCAGCTCTAGATTGCGATATTTTATTTTCTTGTGTAGATATGCCATTACCAAGATACACTTTAGATTGTCTGTCATTTGCAAATTTAATACCTGTAATTGATGGAGGAATTGACACAAATCCAAAGGAAGATTTGTCAAATTTAGATCAATCAAGATGGAAGGCTCATACAATAGGACCTGATAGAATTTGCATGCAATGTTTAGGTCAATATAAACCTGAAGATGCTTCATTAGAACTATCAGGAGAATTGGATAATCCAAATTATATTAAAGGACTACCGAAAAACCATTTTGTTAATAGAGGTGAAAACGTTTTTGGTTTTAGCTTAAGTTTAGCTGGAATGGAAATACAACAGTTTTTATCTTTGATTTTAAAACCAAGAGGGATTTATTATGGTCCTAAAGAAATGGATTTTAATACAGGAAATATAGATTTCGATTTTGACAATGAATGCAAGCAAGATTGCTCTATTTCTCAAGGTTTGCTTGGTAGTGCAGATGAAACAAATAAATCACTAATAATGAATCATTTGGCAGCAGAGAATAGTAGAATTAAACATGAAAATTCGATATTAAATAAAAAGAATCGAGGATTTTATTCCTTTTTAAAAGAATCTATAAATTCCTTGTTTAGTTTTTAA
- a CDS encoding multiubiquitin domain-containing protein, whose protein sequence is MGKFIFKVNRQKFESVSAIITGKEILEKADLLPVEDYELLIKVNEKGFEPVQLDEEINLKGAGIEGFFAKPYKKLIIYVDDEPVEVDECFLTPNEILTASGKNASGFYLKQISGHREISYKNDREHKVAIKNGLKFSSCKLEPTTVS, encoded by the coding sequence ATGGGAAAATTTATATTTAAAGTTAACAGACAAAAATTTGAATCTGTTAGTGCAATTATTACAGGTAAGGAAATTTTAGAAAAAGCTGATTTATTACCTGTAGAAGATTATGAATTATTAATAAAGGTTAATGAAAAGGGCTTTGAGCCAGTACAATTAGATGAAGAAATTAATCTAAAAGGGGCTGGAATTGAAGGTTTTTTTGCCAAACCTTATAAAAAGCTAATAATTTATGTAGATGATGAACCAGTTGAAGTTGATGAGTGTTTTTTAACACCAAACGAGATTTTAACTGCATCAGGTAAGAATGCTAGTGGCTTTTATTTGAAACAAATTAGCGGACATAGAGAGATTAGTTACAAAAATGATCGAGAACATAAAGTAGCCATTAAGAATGGTCTTAAATTTAGTTCTTGCAAACTTGAACCTACAACTGTTTCATAG
- a CDS encoding type II TA system antitoxin MqsA family protein produces the protein MKSPFTGKEMSIKIKKEDLTFRKETFNVTYPSFYCTDSKQYFTTTEFDTIKMRQAYNQYRDKYNLPFPEEIKEIRAKYGVSATKMSEILGFGINSYRNYENGEVPNQSNANLIQLAKNPIQFKSLVKLSNVFKVNNDDKSDFTDEGFKLLNKIDRLIDEKKKIRFSIGFENYLLGDKLPDNFTGYIRPNIEKLTEMVVFFAKNMQPYVTQLNKLLFYCDFLHYKHEAVSISGTRYRAINMGPVPNNYDSIFDYIESTNAIKIIKKENDWGYSKKFLGNKDFDSEKFTEKELEILDIVYQEFKCKNTTEIIERSHLEDAWKDNFENGKSLIDYKYAFNLNI, from the coding sequence ATGAAAAGCCCATTTACAGGTAAAGAAATGTCTATTAAAATTAAAAAAGAGGATTTAACTTTTAGAAAGGAAACTTTTAATGTTACCTATCCTAGTTTTTATTGTACAGATAGTAAACAATACTTTACTACAACAGAATTTGATACTATTAAGATGAGACAAGCTTATAATCAGTATCGCGACAAGTATAATTTGCCGTTTCCTGAAGAAATCAAGGAAATACGTGCAAAATATGGGGTTTCTGCAACAAAAATGTCTGAAATTTTAGGTTTTGGCATTAATAGTTATAGAAATTATGAAAATGGAGAAGTGCCAAATCAATCAAATGCAAATTTGATTCAGTTAGCCAAAAATCCTATTCAGTTTAAGTCTTTAGTCAAGTTAAGTAATGTTTTCAAAGTTAACAATGACGATAAGAGTGATTTCACAGATGAAGGTTTCAAACTTCTTAATAAAATTGATAGGTTAATAGATGAGAAGAAGAAAATTAGATTTTCTATCGGTTTTGAAAATTATTTGTTAGGTGATAAGTTACCTGATAATTTTACAGGATATATAAGACCTAATATTGAGAAATTGACTGAAATGGTGGTTTTCTTTGCTAAAAATATGCAGCCATATGTTACTCAATTAAATAAACTCTTATTTTATTGTGATTTCCTTCATTATAAACATGAAGCGGTTTCTATCAGTGGTACACGATATAGAGCAATTAATATGGGTCCAGTTCCTAATAACTATGATAGTATTTTCGATTACATAGAAAGTACAAATGCAATTAAAATAATTAAAAAGGAAAATGATTGGGGCTACAGTAAAAAATTTTTAGGTAATAAAGATTTTGATTCTGAAAAATTCACTGAAAAAGAATTAGAAATTTTAGATATAGTTTATCAAGAATTTAAATGTAAGAACACTACTGAAATTATTGAGAGAAGTCATCTTGAAGATGCTTGGAAAGATAATTTTGAAAATGGTAAAAGTTTAATTGATTATAAATATGCGTTTAATTTAAATATATAA
- a CDS encoding type II toxin-antitoxin system MqsR family toxin: MASKEQVKNFLKEFKVNMSIWDILFLDDRGKNSQTLADLELMPNERKKILENLVIDDYCEGPLEETQYGGSEMWVFGRTLRGKEVYIKITLGIENTSVICISFHIAEYPMEYQFK, translated from the coding sequence ATGGCATCAAAAGAACAAGTAAAAAACTTCTTAAAGGAGTTCAAAGTAAATATGAGTATCTGGGATATTCTTTTCCTCGACGATAGAGGAAAAAACTCTCAGACTCTTGCTGACTTGGAATTAATGCCTAATGAAAGAAAAAAAATTCTCGAAAATTTAGTAATTGATGATTACTGCGAAGGCCCTCTTGAAGAAACTCAATATGGAGGTTCTGAAATGTGGGTGTTCGGCAGGACGTTGAGAGGAAAGGAAGTTTATATCAAAATAACACTTGGAATTGAAAACACAAGTGTGATTTGTATTTCTTTTCATATAGCAGAGTATCCAATGGAATATCAATTTAAGTAA
- a CDS encoding DUF4251 domain-containing protein, whose product MKSYTSIKPFLGFITLFIVLVVLSCKSSKTENERSQDLSALETKIRSKNFKIDITTVLPFNTNATTQVLNNLTRYTGNTADRIFVNGYFIDFKNDSIIGYLPFYGEQRLSSNRYNSDLGIEFSGMPQEFSLDKHKRKDAYVMQFTINDNRDTTETYKVFITFFPSNTADVNIVSSHRNSINYRGQLENAN is encoded by the coding sequence ATGAAGAGTTACACAAGCATTAAGCCTTTTTTAGGTTTCATAACCTTATTTATAGTTTTGGTAGTTTTATCTTGTAAATCGTCAAAAACTGAGAATGAGCGATCCCAAGATCTTAGCGCTTTAGAAACCAAAATACGTAGTAAAAACTTTAAAATAGATATTACTACTGTATTACCGTTTAATACCAATGCCACAACCCAAGTTCTAAACAACTTAACGCGGTATACAGGTAACACAGCCGATAGAATATTTGTTAACGGTTACTTTATAGATTTTAAAAACGACAGCATTATTGGTTATCTGCCTTTTTATGGCGAACAGCGACTTAGCAGTAACCGCTACAATTCGGATTTGGGCATCGAATTCTCTGGGATGCCACAAGAGTTCAGTTTAGATAAACACAAACGAAAAGATGCTTACGTCATGCAATTTACCATTAATGATAATAGAGATACCACAGAGACCTATAAAGTTTTTATTACTTTCTTTCCCAGTAACACGGCCGATGTTAATATTGTCTCATCACATCGCAATAGTATAAATTACAGAGGGCAACTTGAAAATGCTAATTAA